The following proteins come from a genomic window of Triticum aestivum cultivar Chinese Spring chromosome 6A, IWGSC CS RefSeq v2.1, whole genome shotgun sequence:
- the LOC123130299 gene encoding F-box/LRR-repeat protein 14 encodes MEDLPEALVTEILKRITSTSDLNSLSPVSKQLYKIEGNQRGSIRVGSGLCTATEALTSLCARFTNLQKLEIDYSGWIPEHGNQLDNTGLSVISSHCSSLTDLTLSFCSHIEDSGLGCLAHCKKLVSLRLNSTPKIISIGLFLVAVGCTSLSALHLIDCEKIDSVEWLEYLGRDGSLQDLVVKNCKGLNHHDFLKFGSGWMKLQKFEFERKRGMDDRLLGDMVYDSSYDAHNMDIYDFCCESLKDLRLAHIKTWPEVGLRVVLGKCKALEKLCLEYVHVLNDNDMIALSRSCSNLKSILLWLNLQRYSSDVSYCETRTSFIDNSLYAIALNCPMLQTVDLRFTRCSRDWPSEIGFTQKGFLTLIQSCPIRVLVLNNANFFDDEGMKAVSSSPHLETLELILCHAVTDAGMCFIAHTPCLSNLILRACHNVTDVGMAELGRAHKLESLVIEYCSEISLQAAQGVIKSVHYSSKFSDALKKKLGFLGQC; translated from the coding sequence ATGGAGGACCTACCGGAGGCTCTGGTGACAGAGATTCTCAAGAGGATCACCAGCACAAGTGATCTGAATTCTCTTTCCCCTGTGTCAAAGCAGCTCTACAAGATAGAGGGGAATCAAAGGGGTTCTATCCGTGTTGGTTCTGGTCTTTGCACTGCTACAGAAGCACTGACATCACTGTGCGCCAGGTTCACAAATTTGCAGAAATTGGAAATCGATTACTCTGGTTGGATACCTGAACATGGAAATCAGTTGGACAACACAGGCCTTTCTGTGATTTCATCTCACTGTTCCTCGCTAACTGACCTCACCTTAAGCTTCTGCTCACACATCGAAGACTCTGGGCTTGGCTGTTTAGCGCACTGCAAGAAATTGGTGTCTCTCAGGCTGAACTCCACACCAAAAATAATATCAATTGGGCTTTTCTTGGTTGCAGTTGGTTGCACAAGTCTATCTGCCCTCCACCTTATTGATTGCGAGAAAATCGACAGTGTAGAGTGGCTCGAATACCTTGGTAGGGATGGATCGTTGCAAGATCTTGTAGTGAAGAATTGCAAAGGACTCAATCATCATGACTTCCTAAAGTTTGGTTCAGGATGGATGAAGCTCCAGAAGTTTGAGTTTGAGAGGAAAAGAGGAATGGATGATCGTCTTTTAGGTGATATGGTCTATGACTCCTCATACGATGCTCACAACATGGATATATATGATTTCTGCTGTGAGAGTTTGAAGGATTTGAGGTTGGCGCATATTAAAACTTGGCCAGAAGTAGGACTTCgtgttgttctagggaagtgtAAAGCATTGGAGAAGCTTTGCCTTGAGTATGTTCATGTCCTAAATGACAATGACATGATTGCATTATCTCGGAGCTGCAGCAACCTTAAAAGCATCTTACTTTGGCTCAACCTGCAGCGCTACTCTAGTGATGTCAGCTATTGTGAAACCAGGACGTCATTTATTGATAACAGCCTTTATGCTATAGCCCTCAACTGTCCTATGCTTCAGACCGTAGACCTCAGATTTACACGGTGTTCCCGTGACTGGCCATCAGAAATAGGATTCACACAGAAGGGTTTTCTGACACTCATTCAGTCCTGCCCAATTCGTGTTCTCGTGCTAAACAACGCCAACTTCTTTGATGACGAGGGGATGAAGGCCGTCTCATCCTCACCACATCTGGAAACACTCGAGCTTATATTGTGTCATGCGGTAACTGATGCTGGGATGTGCTTCATTGCGCACACCCCATGCTTGAGTAATCTCATACTTCGGGCGTGTCATAACGTTACTGATGTTGGAATGGCTGAACTGGGACGTGCACATAAGTTAGAGTCTTTGGTCATTGAGTATTGCAGTGAGATCTCTCTGCAAGCTGCGCAAGGTGTAATCAAGTCAGTTCACTACTCCAGCAAGTTTTCAGATGCCCTGAAGAAGAAACTTGGATTTTTGGGCCAGTGTTGA
- the LOC123132075 gene encoding F-box/LRR-repeat protein 14 — MEDLPEALVTEILKRITSTSDLNSLSLVSKQLYKIEGNQRGAIHVGSGLCTATKALTSLCARFPNLQKVEIDYSGWIRGHGKQLDKKGLSVFSSHCSSLTDLTLSFCSCIDDSGLGCLAYCKTLVSLRLNSTPKITSYGLLSVAVGCTSLSALHLIDCEKIDSVEWLEYLGRDGSLEELVVKNCKGINHHDFLKFGSGWMKLQKFEFERKRGIYDCVPGDVVYDSSYDAHSMDIYDFCCESLKDLRLAHIKTWPEVGLRVVLGKCKALEKLCLEYVHALNDDDMIALSRSCSNLKSISLWLDPQRYSSDISYCETRTSFTDNSLYALALNCPMLQIVDLSFTGCAADWPSEIGFTQQGFLVLIQSCPIRVLVLNTANFFDDEGMKVLSSSPYLETLELILCEVVTDAGMRFIGQTPRLSNLTLRLCHEVTDVGVAELGHAHKLESLIIDCCSKVSLQGAGGVAKSVHYSSNFSDALMKAICLGA, encoded by the coding sequence ATGGAGGACCTACCAGAGGCTCTGGTGACAGAGATTCTCAAGAGGATCACCAGCACAAGTGATCTGAATTCTCTTTCCCTTGTGTCAAAACAGCTCTACAAGATAGAGGGGAATCAGAGGGGTGCTATCCATGTTGGTTCCGGTCTTTGCACTGCTACGAAAGCACTGACATCATTGTGCGCCCGGTTCCCAAATTTGCAGAAAGTGGAAATCGATTACTCTGGTTGGATACGTGGACATGGAAAGCAGTTGGACAAAAAAGGCCTTTCTGTGTTTTCATCTCACTGTTCCTCGCTGACTGACCTCACCTTAAGCTTCTGTTCATGCATTGATGACTCTGGGCTTGGTTGTTTAGCTTATTGCAAGACATTGGTGTCTCTCAGGCTGAACTCCACACCAAAAATAACATCATATGGGCTTCTCTCGGTTGCAGTTGGTTGTACAAGTCTATCTGCTCTCCACCTTATTGATTGCGAGAAAATCGACAGTGTAGAGTGGTTGGAATACCTTGGTAGGGATGGATCGTTGGAAGAGCTTGTAGTGAAGAATTGCAAAGGTATCAATCATCATGACTTCCTAAAGTTTGGTTCAGGATGGATGAAGCTCCAGAAGTTCGAGTTTGAGAGGAAAAGAGGAATATATGATTGTGTTCCAGGTGATGTGGTTTATGACTCCTCGTACGATGCTCACAGCATGGATATATATGATTTCTGCTGTGAGAGTTTGAAGGATTTAAGATTGGCGCATATTAAAACTTGGCCAGAAGTAGGGCTTCGTGTTGTCCTAGGGAAGTGTAAAGCATTGGAGAAGCTTTGCCTTGAGTATGTTCATGCCCTAAATGACGATGACATGATTGCATTATCTCGGAGCTGCAGCAACCTTAAAAGCATCTCACTTTGGCTCGACCCGCAGAGGTACTCTAGTGATATCAGCTATTGTGAAACCAGGACATCATTTACTGATAACAGCCTTTACGCTCTAGCCCTCAACTGTCCAATGCTTCAGATCGTAGACCTCAGCTTTACAGGATGTGCTGCTGACTGGCCATCAGAAATAGGATTCACACAACAGGGTTTTCTGGTGCTCATTCAGTCCTGCCCTATTCGTGTTCTCGTGCTAAATACTGCCAACTTCTTTGATGACGAGGGGATGAAGGTCCTGTCATCCTCACCATACCTGGAGACACTCGAGCTTATATTGTGTGAAGTGGTAACTGATGCTGGGATGCGCTTCATTGGACAGACCCCACGCTTGAGTAATCTCACACTTCGGTTGTGTCATGAGGTGACTGATGTCGGAGTGGCTGAACTGGGACATGCACATAAGTTAGAGTCTTTGATTATCGATTGTTGTAGTAAGGTCTCTCTGCAAGGGGCGGGGGGTGTTGCCAAGTCGGTTCACTACTCCAGCAACTTCTCAGATGCCCTGATGAAGGCAATTTGTCTCGGCGCCTAG